Proteins from a genomic interval of Salvelinus sp. IW2-2015 linkage group LG14, ASM291031v2, whole genome shotgun sequence:
- the epb41l2 gene encoding protein 4.1 isoform X11: MTTEVGSETEVRKEPEKAEEQPAAPESEPAATNQTDEAKAAEQSANDHPAPATDSAEAPAEAKEKQEEAQPADNATPQEGEDTPASPPASEKKGISRFLPPWLKKQKSQSQVGPKESQAAPEEAGVASVKEEDGEKGEQAEAEQTSSPTADQPQVEEEKINGEPKPEQIEEVKSEEKEEENHSTGSADTQPAKEEKAAEESQEKSAAEEENKEAEEGGEEKKDEEESPKPEGGHSFIKSPLKLTKKVKMVMCHVTMLDGSQFPCEVEKRAKGQYLFFKVYEVLNLLEKDYFGLSYKDNSDQTCWLDPTKEIKRQIRNATWQFVFNVKFYPPDPSQLTEDITRYLLCLQLRQDIVSGRLPCSFVTHSLLGSYALQAELGDHDSGEHRLDYISDFQFAPSQTKEMEEKVVELHKTHRGMTPAQADAQFLENAKKLSMYGVDLHHAKDSEGVDIMLGVCANGLLIYKDRLRINRFAWPKILKISYKRSNFYIKIRPGETEQFESSVGFKLPNHRAAKRVWKVCVENHTFFRLMTPEAPTKAKFLTLGSKFRYSGRTQAQTRQASTLIDRPAPYFERTSSKRISRSLDGAPVINVTEAHESAPTSGENGREPGLELSSDSKSADDKQKSGEAAWQAAEVEIEETVVVEEIRVAPKGSVTVTTPEVITPVAVETEVKKPKEEVKEEQKRPVSVSSDSEEEEEEEAGEYHPQVTVSASVDQIREEPEEEEEEEEEQQVNEEPVAEPEPVVEVKAQPVPAVVEETSATEPQLAPVAEESPEDILVTPDEAPNGHAESPEGHPGTVALDEEEEPRVNGDASHSETERLPQVICCSEPPVVKTEMVTISDTFAAQKTEIATKEVPIVHTETKTITYEAAQLDGSGDGEPGVLMTAQTITSESLCTTTTTHITKTLKGGLSETRIEKRIVITGDSDIDHDQALAQAIKEAKEQHPDMSVTRVVVHKETELAEEGED, translated from the exons ATGACGACAGAGGTGGGATCTGAGACGGAGGTGAGGAAAGAGCCGGAGAAGGCAGAGGAGCAGCCTGCAGCACCTGAATCAGAACCAGCAGCCACCAACCAGACAGACGAGGCCAAGGCCGCAGAGCAGTCCGCCAACGACCACCCCGCTCCGGCCACCGACTCAGCCGAGGCCCCCGCAGAGGCCaaggagaagcaggaggaggCCCAGCCCGCCGACAACGCCACACCACAGGAGGGCGAGGACACCCCAGCCTCACCACCAGCCTCAGAGAAGAAAGGCATCTCCAGGTTCCTCCCTCCATGGCTTAAGAAGCAGAAGTCTCAGAGCCAGGTGGGACCCAAAGAGAGCCAGGCTGCACCCGAGGAGGCAGGCGTTGCCTCCGTGAAGGAGGAGGACGGTGAGAAGGGGGAGCAGGCCGAGGCAGAGCAGACGTCATCGCCCACAGCAGACCAACCACAGGTGGAAGAAGAGAAAATAAACGGAGAGCCGAAACCAGAACAGATTGAGGAAGTGAAATcggaggaaaaagaggaggagaatCATTCCACTGGCAGTGCAGACACTCAG CCTGCTAAGGAGGAGAAAGCAGCAGAGGAATCTCAGGAGAAGAGCGCAGCAGAAGAGGAGAACAAGgaggcagaggaaggaggagaggagaagaaagacgAGGAAGAGAGCCCGAAGCCTGAGGGTGGACATTCTTTTATCAAGTCACCGCTGAAACTGACCAAGAAGGTGAAGATGGTGATGTGTCACGTGACCATGCTTGATGGAAGCCAGTTCCCCTGTGAGGTGGAG AAACGGGCGAAAGGCCAGTACCTGTTCTTTAAAGTGTATGAAGTCCTGAACCTACTGGAGAAGGACTACTTTGGGTTGAGTTACAAAGACAACTCTGACCAGACG TGCTGGCTGGACCCTACAAAGGAGATCAAACGTCAGATCCGCA ATGCCACCTGGCAGTTTGTGTTCAATGTCAAGTTCTACCCTCCGGATCCATCCCAGCTGACCGAGGATATTACCAG ATATCTCCTGTGCCTTCAGCTCCGGCAGGACATAGTGTCGGGGCGTCTGCCCTGCTCCTTCGTCACCCACTCCCTGCTGGGTTCCTACGCCCTGCAGGCCGAGCTGGGAGATCATGACTCCGGCGAGCACCGCCTCGACTACATCAGCGACTTCCAGTTCGCCCCCTCACAGAccaaggagatggaggagaaggtggtGGAGCTCCACAAAACTCACAG GGGGATGACTCCTGCTCAAGCAGATGCCCAGTTCTTAGAAAACGCTAAGAAGTTGTCGATGTACGGTGTGGATCTCCACCACGCCAAG gaCTCTGAGGGAGTGGACATCATGTTGGGAGTGTGTGCCAACGGCCTGCTGATCTACAAAGACCGACTCCGGATAAACCGCTTTGCCTGGCCCAAAATCCTCAAGATTTCCTACAAACGCAGCAACTTCTATATCAAAATCAGGCCGGGAGAG ACAGAGCAGTTTGAGAGCTCTGTGGGCTTCAAGCTGCCCAACCACCGCGCTGCCAAGAGGGTCTGGAAGGTCTGCGTGGAGAATCACACCTTCTTCAG GTTGATGACTCCAGAAGCGCCCACTAAAGCCAAGTTTCTCACGCTGGGCTCCAAGTTCCGATACAGTGGGCGGACCCAGGCCCAGACACGACAGGCCAGCACCCTCATCGACAGGCCGGCACCCTACTTCGAGCGCACCTCCAGCAAGCGTATCTCACGAAGCCTGGATGGAG CTCCAGTGATTAACGTGACTGAGGCCCACGAGTCAGCCCCCACCTCTGGGGAGAACGGCAGGGAGCCTGGCCTGGAACTCTCCTCTGATTCCAag AGTGCAGATGATAAACAGAAATCCGGCGAGGCGGCATGGCAGGCAGCAGAGGTTGAGATAGAAGAGACGGTAGTTGTCGAGGAGATCAGGGTGGCCCCCAAAGGCTCCGTCACCGTCACCACCCCTGAGGTGATCACCCCCGTCGCCGTGGAGACTGAGGTCAAGAAGCCCAAGGAGGAAGTTAAGGAGGAGCAGAAGAGGCCTGTGAGCGTGTCCTCggacagtgaggaggaggaggaggaggaggcgggggaGTACCATCCGCAAGTCACCGTCAGCGCCTCAGTGGACCAGATCAGAGAAGAGCccgaggaagaagaagaggaggaggaggaacagcaaGTCAATGAAGAGCCAGTTGCAGAACCAGAACCAGTGGTCGAGGTAAAGGCCCAGCCTGTCCCTGCAGTAGTGGAAGAAACCTCCGCGACAGAACCACAACTAGCCCCTGTGGCGGAGGAGAGCCCCGAGGACATCCTGGTTACCCCTGACGAGGCCCCTAACGGGCATGCCGAGTCCCCTGAGGGCCATCCTGGCACCGTGGCcctggatgaggaggaggagcccAGAGTCAATGGGGACGCGTCTCACTCCGAGACAGAGCGCCTCCCCCAGGTTATTTGTTGCTCTGAG ccacccGTGGTGAAGACCGAGATGGTGACCATCTCAGACACGTTTGCGGCCCAGAAGACCGAGATTGCCACTAAGGAGGTTCCCATCGTGCACACCGAGACAAAGACCATCACGTACGAGGCTGCACAG CTGGACGGCAGCGGAGACGGCGAACCAGGCGTTCTCATGACGGCCCAAACCATTACCTCGGAGTCACtgtgcaccaccaccaccacacacatcaccaag
- the epb41l2 gene encoding protein 4.1 isoform X19 translates to MTTEVGSETEVRKEPEKAEEQPAAPESEPAATNQTDEAKAAEQSANDHPAPATDSAEAPAEAKEKQEEAQPADNATPQEGEDTPASPPASEKKGISRFLPPWLKKQKSQSQVGPKESQAAPEEAGVASVKEEDGEKGEQAEAEQTSSPTADQPQVEEEKINGEPKPEQIEEVKSEEKEEENHSTGSADTQPAKEEKAAEESQEKSAAEEENKEAEEGGEEKKDEEESPKPEGGHSFIKSPLKLTKKVKMVMCHVTMLDGSQFPCEVEKRAKGQYLFFKVYEVLNLLEKDYFGLSYKDNSDQTCWLDPTKEIKRQIRNATWQFVFNVKFYPPDPSQLTEDITRYLLCLQLRQDIVSGRLPCSFVTHSLLGSYALQAELGDHDSGEHRLDYISDFQFAPSQTKEMEEKVVELHKTHRGMTPAQADAQFLENAKKLSMYGVDLHHAKDSEGVDIMLGVCANGLLIYKDRLRINRFAWPKILKISYKRSNFYIKIRPGETEQFESSVGFKLPNHRAAKRVWKVCVENHTFFRLMTPEAPTKAKFLTLGSKFRYSGRTQAQTRQASTLIDRPAPYFERTSSKRISRSLDGAPVINVTEAHESAPTSGENGREPGLELSSDSKPPVVKTEMVTISDTFAAQKTEIATKEVPIVHTETKTITYEAAQLDGSGDGEPGVLMTAQTITSESLCTTTTTHITKTLKGGLSETRIEKRIVITGDSDIDHDQALAQAIKEAKEQHPDMSVTRVVVHKETELAEEGED, encoded by the exons ATGACGACAGAGGTGGGATCTGAGACGGAGGTGAGGAAAGAGCCGGAGAAGGCAGAGGAGCAGCCTGCAGCACCTGAATCAGAACCAGCAGCCACCAACCAGACAGACGAGGCCAAGGCCGCAGAGCAGTCCGCCAACGACCACCCCGCTCCGGCCACCGACTCAGCCGAGGCCCCCGCAGAGGCCaaggagaagcaggaggaggCCCAGCCCGCCGACAACGCCACACCACAGGAGGGCGAGGACACCCCAGCCTCACCACCAGCCTCAGAGAAGAAAGGCATCTCCAGGTTCCTCCCTCCATGGCTTAAGAAGCAGAAGTCTCAGAGCCAGGTGGGACCCAAAGAGAGCCAGGCTGCACCCGAGGAGGCAGGCGTTGCCTCCGTGAAGGAGGAGGACGGTGAGAAGGGGGAGCAGGCCGAGGCAGAGCAGACGTCATCGCCCACAGCAGACCAACCACAGGTGGAAGAAGAGAAAATAAACGGAGAGCCGAAACCAGAACAGATTGAGGAAGTGAAATcggaggaaaaagaggaggagaatCATTCCACTGGCAGTGCAGACACTCAG CCTGCTAAGGAGGAGAAAGCAGCAGAGGAATCTCAGGAGAAGAGCGCAGCAGAAGAGGAGAACAAGgaggcagaggaaggaggagaggagaagaaagacgAGGAAGAGAGCCCGAAGCCTGAGGGTGGACATTCTTTTATCAAGTCACCGCTGAAACTGACCAAGAAGGTGAAGATGGTGATGTGTCACGTGACCATGCTTGATGGAAGCCAGTTCCCCTGTGAGGTGGAG AAACGGGCGAAAGGCCAGTACCTGTTCTTTAAAGTGTATGAAGTCCTGAACCTACTGGAGAAGGACTACTTTGGGTTGAGTTACAAAGACAACTCTGACCAGACG TGCTGGCTGGACCCTACAAAGGAGATCAAACGTCAGATCCGCA ATGCCACCTGGCAGTTTGTGTTCAATGTCAAGTTCTACCCTCCGGATCCATCCCAGCTGACCGAGGATATTACCAG ATATCTCCTGTGCCTTCAGCTCCGGCAGGACATAGTGTCGGGGCGTCTGCCCTGCTCCTTCGTCACCCACTCCCTGCTGGGTTCCTACGCCCTGCAGGCCGAGCTGGGAGATCATGACTCCGGCGAGCACCGCCTCGACTACATCAGCGACTTCCAGTTCGCCCCCTCACAGAccaaggagatggaggagaaggtggtGGAGCTCCACAAAACTCACAG GGGGATGACTCCTGCTCAAGCAGATGCCCAGTTCTTAGAAAACGCTAAGAAGTTGTCGATGTACGGTGTGGATCTCCACCACGCCAAG gaCTCTGAGGGAGTGGACATCATGTTGGGAGTGTGTGCCAACGGCCTGCTGATCTACAAAGACCGACTCCGGATAAACCGCTTTGCCTGGCCCAAAATCCTCAAGATTTCCTACAAACGCAGCAACTTCTATATCAAAATCAGGCCGGGAGAG ACAGAGCAGTTTGAGAGCTCTGTGGGCTTCAAGCTGCCCAACCACCGCGCTGCCAAGAGGGTCTGGAAGGTCTGCGTGGAGAATCACACCTTCTTCAG GTTGATGACTCCAGAAGCGCCCACTAAAGCCAAGTTTCTCACGCTGGGCTCCAAGTTCCGATACAGTGGGCGGACCCAGGCCCAGACACGACAGGCCAGCACCCTCATCGACAGGCCGGCACCCTACTTCGAGCGCACCTCCAGCAAGCGTATCTCACGAAGCCTGGATGGAG CTCCAGTGATTAACGTGACTGAGGCCCACGAGTCAGCCCCCACCTCTGGGGAGAACGGCAGGGAGCCTGGCCTGGAACTCTCCTCTGATTCCAag ccacccGTGGTGAAGACCGAGATGGTGACCATCTCAGACACGTTTGCGGCCCAGAAGACCGAGATTGCCACTAAGGAGGTTCCCATCGTGCACACCGAGACAAAGACCATCACGTACGAGGCTGCACAG CTGGACGGCAGCGGAGACGGCGAACCAGGCGTTCTCATGACGGCCCAAACCATTACCTCGGAGTCACtgtgcaccaccaccaccacacacatcaccaag
- the epb41l2 gene encoding protein 4.1 isoform X16: MTTEVGSETEVRKEPEKAEEQPAAPESEPAATNQTDEAKAAEQSANDHPAPATDSAEAPAEAKEKQEEAQPADNATPQEGEDTPASPPASEKKGISRFLPPWLKKQKSQSQVGPKESQAAPEEAGVASVKEEDGEKGEQAEAEQTSSPTADQPQVEEEKINGEPKPEQIEEVKSEEKEEENHSTGSADTQPAKEEKAAEESQEKSAAEEENKEAEEGGEEKKDEEESPKPEGGHSFIKSPLKLTKKVKMVMCHVTMLDGSQFPCEVEKRAKGQYLFFKVYEVLNLLEKDYFGLSYKDNSDQTCWLDPTKEIKRQIRNATWQFVFNVKFYPPDPSQLTEDITRYLLCLQLRQDIVSGRLPCSFVTHSLLGSYALQAELGDHDSGEHRLDYISDFQFAPSQTKEMEEKVVELHKTHRGMTPAQADAQFLENAKKLSMYGVDLHHAKDSEGVDIMLGVCANGLLIYKDRLRINRFAWPKILKISYKRSNFYIKIRPGETEQFESSVGFKLPNHRAAKRVWKVCVENHTFFRLMTPEAPTKAKFLTLGSKFRYSGRTQAQTRQASTLIDRPAPYFERTSSKRISRSLDGAPVINVTEAHESAPTSGENGREPGLELSSDSKSGKLRVQGENIYVRHSNLMLEDLDKTQEDVLKHQASISELKRSFMEATPEPRPSQWEKRLTASPATSLRLQAQGPPVVKTEMVTISDTFAAQKTEIATKEVPIVHTETKTITYEAAQLDGSGDGEPGVLMTAQTITSESLCTTTTTHITKTLKGGLSETRIEKRIVITGDSDIDHDQALAQAIKEAKEQHPDMSVTRVVVHKETELAEEGED, encoded by the exons ATGACGACAGAGGTGGGATCTGAGACGGAGGTGAGGAAAGAGCCGGAGAAGGCAGAGGAGCAGCCTGCAGCACCTGAATCAGAACCAGCAGCCACCAACCAGACAGACGAGGCCAAGGCCGCAGAGCAGTCCGCCAACGACCACCCCGCTCCGGCCACCGACTCAGCCGAGGCCCCCGCAGAGGCCaaggagaagcaggaggaggCCCAGCCCGCCGACAACGCCACACCACAGGAGGGCGAGGACACCCCAGCCTCACCACCAGCCTCAGAGAAGAAAGGCATCTCCAGGTTCCTCCCTCCATGGCTTAAGAAGCAGAAGTCTCAGAGCCAGGTGGGACCCAAAGAGAGCCAGGCTGCACCCGAGGAGGCAGGCGTTGCCTCCGTGAAGGAGGAGGACGGTGAGAAGGGGGAGCAGGCCGAGGCAGAGCAGACGTCATCGCCCACAGCAGACCAACCACAGGTGGAAGAAGAGAAAATAAACGGAGAGCCGAAACCAGAACAGATTGAGGAAGTGAAATcggaggaaaaagaggaggagaatCATTCCACTGGCAGTGCAGACACTCAG CCTGCTAAGGAGGAGAAAGCAGCAGAGGAATCTCAGGAGAAGAGCGCAGCAGAAGAGGAGAACAAGgaggcagaggaaggaggagaggagaagaaagacgAGGAAGAGAGCCCGAAGCCTGAGGGTGGACATTCTTTTATCAAGTCACCGCTGAAACTGACCAAGAAGGTGAAGATGGTGATGTGTCACGTGACCATGCTTGATGGAAGCCAGTTCCCCTGTGAGGTGGAG AAACGGGCGAAAGGCCAGTACCTGTTCTTTAAAGTGTATGAAGTCCTGAACCTACTGGAGAAGGACTACTTTGGGTTGAGTTACAAAGACAACTCTGACCAGACG TGCTGGCTGGACCCTACAAAGGAGATCAAACGTCAGATCCGCA ATGCCACCTGGCAGTTTGTGTTCAATGTCAAGTTCTACCCTCCGGATCCATCCCAGCTGACCGAGGATATTACCAG ATATCTCCTGTGCCTTCAGCTCCGGCAGGACATAGTGTCGGGGCGTCTGCCCTGCTCCTTCGTCACCCACTCCCTGCTGGGTTCCTACGCCCTGCAGGCCGAGCTGGGAGATCATGACTCCGGCGAGCACCGCCTCGACTACATCAGCGACTTCCAGTTCGCCCCCTCACAGAccaaggagatggaggagaaggtggtGGAGCTCCACAAAACTCACAG GGGGATGACTCCTGCTCAAGCAGATGCCCAGTTCTTAGAAAACGCTAAGAAGTTGTCGATGTACGGTGTGGATCTCCACCACGCCAAG gaCTCTGAGGGAGTGGACATCATGTTGGGAGTGTGTGCCAACGGCCTGCTGATCTACAAAGACCGACTCCGGATAAACCGCTTTGCCTGGCCCAAAATCCTCAAGATTTCCTACAAACGCAGCAACTTCTATATCAAAATCAGGCCGGGAGAG ACAGAGCAGTTTGAGAGCTCTGTGGGCTTCAAGCTGCCCAACCACCGCGCTGCCAAGAGGGTCTGGAAGGTCTGCGTGGAGAATCACACCTTCTTCAG GTTGATGACTCCAGAAGCGCCCACTAAAGCCAAGTTTCTCACGCTGGGCTCCAAGTTCCGATACAGTGGGCGGACCCAGGCCCAGACACGACAGGCCAGCACCCTCATCGACAGGCCGGCACCCTACTTCGAGCGCACCTCCAGCAAGCGTATCTCACGAAGCCTGGATGGAG CTCCAGTGATTAACGTGACTGAGGCCCACGAGTCAGCCCCCACCTCTGGGGAGAACGGCAGGGAGCCTGGCCTGGAACTCTCCTCTGATTCCAag AGCGGAAAGTTGAGAGTGCAGGGGGAAAATATATATGTCAGACATAGCAATTTAATGTTGGAG GACCTGGATAAGACTCAGGAGGATGTTTTGAAACATCAGGCTAGCATTAGCGAGTTAAAGCGCAGTTTTATGGAGGCCACCCCTGAGCCGCGTCCCAGTCAGTGGGAAAAGCGCCTCACAGCCAGCCCGGCTACCAGCCTGCGTCTGCAGGCCCAAGGG ccacccGTGGTGAAGACCGAGATGGTGACCATCTCAGACACGTTTGCGGCCCAGAAGACCGAGATTGCCACTAAGGAGGTTCCCATCGTGCACACCGAGACAAAGACCATCACGTACGAGGCTGCACAG CTGGACGGCAGCGGAGACGGCGAACCAGGCGTTCTCATGACGGCCCAAACCATTACCTCGGAGTCACtgtgcaccaccaccaccacacacatcaccaag
- the epb41l2 gene encoding protein 4.1 isoform X1 produces the protein MTTEVGSETEVRKEPEKAEEQPAAPESEPAATNQTDEAKAAEQSANDHPAPATDSAEAPAEAKEKQEEAQPADNATPQEGEDTPASPPASEKKGISRFLPPWLKKQKSQSQVGPKESQAAPEEAGVASVKEEDGEKGEQAEAEQTSSPTADQPQVEEEKINGEPKPEQIEEVKSEEKEEENHSTGSADTQPAKEEKAAEESQEKSAAEEENKEAEEGGEEKKDEEESPKPEGGHSFIKSPLKLTKKVKMVMCHVTMLDGSQFPCEVEKRAKGQYLFFKVYEVLNLLEKDYFGLSYKDNSDQTCWLDPTKEIKRQIRNATWQFVFNVKFYPPDPSQLTEDITRYLLCLQLRQDIVSGRLPCSFVTHSLLGSYALQAELGDHDSGEHRLDYISDFQFAPSQTKEMEEKVVELHKTHRGMTPAQADAQFLENAKKLSMYGVDLHHAKDSEGVDIMLGVCANGLLIYKDRLRINRFAWPKILKISYKRSNFYIKIRPGETEQFESSVGFKLPNHRAAKRVWKVCVENHTFFRLMTPEAPTKAKFLTLGSKFRYSGRTQAQTRQASTLIDRPAPYFERTSSKRISRSLDGAPVINVTEAHESAPTSGENGREPGLELSSDSKVEEEPSEGAVATPTEGTEMKVDEPDSSQQDLDKTQEDVLKHQASISELKRSFMEATPEPRPSQWEKRLTASPATSLRLQAQGSLEEEMTSILFSKFACESGLVDPGCTTTRRAAEGAVVSASGPLVSALLTTERCPPSRTQESLPDLTVDTVAKSADDKQKSGEAAWQAAEVEIEETVVVEEIRVAPKGSVTVTTPEVITPVAVETEVKKPKEEVKEEQKRPVSVSSDSEEEEEEEAGEYHPQVTVSASVDQIREEPEEEEEEEEEQQVNEEPVAEPEPVVEVKAQPVPAVVEETSATEPQLAPVAEESPEDILVTPDEAPNGHAESPEGHPGTVALDEEEEPRVNGDASHSETERLPQVICCSEPPVVKTEMVTISDTFAAQKTEIATKEVPIVHTETKTITYEAAQLDGSGDGEPGVLMTAQTITSESLCTTTTTHITKTLKGGLSETRIEKRIVITGDSDIDHDQALAQAIKEAKEQHPDMSVTRVVVHKETELAEEGED, from the exons ATGACGACAGAGGTGGGATCTGAGACGGAGGTGAGGAAAGAGCCGGAGAAGGCAGAGGAGCAGCCTGCAGCACCTGAATCAGAACCAGCAGCCACCAACCAGACAGACGAGGCCAAGGCCGCAGAGCAGTCCGCCAACGACCACCCCGCTCCGGCCACCGACTCAGCCGAGGCCCCCGCAGAGGCCaaggagaagcaggaggaggCCCAGCCCGCCGACAACGCCACACCACAGGAGGGCGAGGACACCCCAGCCTCACCACCAGCCTCAGAGAAGAAAGGCATCTCCAGGTTCCTCCCTCCATGGCTTAAGAAGCAGAAGTCTCAGAGCCAGGTGGGACCCAAAGAGAGCCAGGCTGCACCCGAGGAGGCAGGCGTTGCCTCCGTGAAGGAGGAGGACGGTGAGAAGGGGGAGCAGGCCGAGGCAGAGCAGACGTCATCGCCCACAGCAGACCAACCACAGGTGGAAGAAGAGAAAATAAACGGAGAGCCGAAACCAGAACAGATTGAGGAAGTGAAATcggaggaaaaagaggaggagaatCATTCCACTGGCAGTGCAGACACTCAG CCTGCTAAGGAGGAGAAAGCAGCAGAGGAATCTCAGGAGAAGAGCGCAGCAGAAGAGGAGAACAAGgaggcagaggaaggaggagaggagaagaaagacgAGGAAGAGAGCCCGAAGCCTGAGGGTGGACATTCTTTTATCAAGTCACCGCTGAAACTGACCAAGAAGGTGAAGATGGTGATGTGTCACGTGACCATGCTTGATGGAAGCCAGTTCCCCTGTGAGGTGGAG AAACGGGCGAAAGGCCAGTACCTGTTCTTTAAAGTGTATGAAGTCCTGAACCTACTGGAGAAGGACTACTTTGGGTTGAGTTACAAAGACAACTCTGACCAGACG TGCTGGCTGGACCCTACAAAGGAGATCAAACGTCAGATCCGCA ATGCCACCTGGCAGTTTGTGTTCAATGTCAAGTTCTACCCTCCGGATCCATCCCAGCTGACCGAGGATATTACCAG ATATCTCCTGTGCCTTCAGCTCCGGCAGGACATAGTGTCGGGGCGTCTGCCCTGCTCCTTCGTCACCCACTCCCTGCTGGGTTCCTACGCCCTGCAGGCCGAGCTGGGAGATCATGACTCCGGCGAGCACCGCCTCGACTACATCAGCGACTTCCAGTTCGCCCCCTCACAGAccaaggagatggaggagaaggtggtGGAGCTCCACAAAACTCACAG GGGGATGACTCCTGCTCAAGCAGATGCCCAGTTCTTAGAAAACGCTAAGAAGTTGTCGATGTACGGTGTGGATCTCCACCACGCCAAG gaCTCTGAGGGAGTGGACATCATGTTGGGAGTGTGTGCCAACGGCCTGCTGATCTACAAAGACCGACTCCGGATAAACCGCTTTGCCTGGCCCAAAATCCTCAAGATTTCCTACAAACGCAGCAACTTCTATATCAAAATCAGGCCGGGAGAG ACAGAGCAGTTTGAGAGCTCTGTGGGCTTCAAGCTGCCCAACCACCGCGCTGCCAAGAGGGTCTGGAAGGTCTGCGTGGAGAATCACACCTTCTTCAG GTTGATGACTCCAGAAGCGCCCACTAAAGCCAAGTTTCTCACGCTGGGCTCCAAGTTCCGATACAGTGGGCGGACCCAGGCCCAGACACGACAGGCCAGCACCCTCATCGACAGGCCGGCACCCTACTTCGAGCGCACCTCCAGCAAGCGTATCTCACGAAGCCTGGATGGAG CTCCAGTGATTAACGTGACTGAGGCCCACGAGTCAGCCCCCACCTCTGGGGAGAACGGCAGGGAGCCTGGCCTGGAACTCTCCTCTGATTCCAag GTAGAGGAGGAGCCTAGCGAAGGGGCGGTGGCCACACCTACTGAGGGCACTGAG ATGAAAGTAGATGAGCCAGACTCCTCCCAACAG GACCTGGATAAGACTCAGGAGGATGTTTTGAAACATCAGGCTAGCATTAGCGAGTTAAAGCGCAGTTTTATGGAGGCCACCCCTGAGCCGCGTCCCAGTCAGTGGGAAAAGCGCCTCACAGCCAGCCCGGCTACCAGCCTGCGTCTGCAGGCCCAAGGG AGCTTGGAAGAGGAAATGACCTCCATTTTATTCAGTAAATTTGCCTGCGAGTCTGGTCTGGTTGATCCCGGCTGCACTACCACTAGGCGAGCAGCAGAGGGCGCTGTAGTCTCTGCGTCTGGCCCTCTGGTCTCAGCTCTACTCACTACCGAG AGATGCCCCCCATCCAGAACACAGGAGTCTCTCCCTGACCTCACGGTGGACACGGTCGCCAAg AGTGCAGATGATAAACAGAAATCCGGCGAGGCGGCATGGCAGGCAGCAGAGGTTGAGATAGAAGAGACGGTAGTTGTCGAGGAGATCAGGGTGGCCCCCAAAGGCTCCGTCACCGTCACCACCCCTGAGGTGATCACCCCCGTCGCCGTGGAGACTGAGGTCAAGAAGCCCAAGGAGGAAGTTAAGGAGGAGCAGAAGAGGCCTGTGAGCGTGTCCTCggacagtgaggaggaggaggaggaggaggcgggggaGTACCATCCGCAAGTCACCGTCAGCGCCTCAGTGGACCAGATCAGAGAAGAGCccgaggaagaagaagaggaggaggaggaacagcaaGTCAATGAAGAGCCAGTTGCAGAACCAGAACCAGTGGTCGAGGTAAAGGCCCAGCCTGTCCCTGCAGTAGTGGAAGAAACCTCCGCGACAGAACCACAACTAGCCCCTGTGGCGGAGGAGAGCCCCGAGGACATCCTGGTTACCCCTGACGAGGCCCCTAACGGGCATGCCGAGTCCCCTGAGGGCCATCCTGGCACCGTGGCcctggatgaggaggaggagcccAGAGTCAATGGGGACGCGTCTCACTCCGAGACAGAGCGCCTCCCCCAGGTTATTTGTTGCTCTGAG ccacccGTGGTGAAGACCGAGATGGTGACCATCTCAGACACGTTTGCGGCCCAGAAGACCGAGATTGCCACTAAGGAGGTTCCCATCGTGCACACCGAGACAAAGACCATCACGTACGAGGCTGCACAG CTGGACGGCAGCGGAGACGGCGAACCAGGCGTTCTCATGACGGCCCAAACCATTACCTCGGAGTCACtgtgcaccaccaccaccacacacatcaccaag